In a genomic window of Roseiflexus castenholzii DSM 13941:
- a CDS encoding TlpA disulfide reductase family protein has product MNEQTTLPKRASPQRRGVSRREVITSAVGALLGVVVILLVWFAVGRGNNATLPAIGEVNRPAPNLTLPTLDGGSLSLADLRGNVVLVNFWGTWCEPCKEETPALQAAYQRLQSEGLVIVGINLRRQETGDDAVRAFVQQYGVTYPIALDVDGEAARLFQISPIPVSYFIDPEGTIRYVRIGTLTTDDVAALFAQLR; this is encoded by the coding sequence CGAAACGCGCATCGCCTCAACGGAGAGGCGTCAGCAGGCGCGAAGTCATAACATCTGCGGTTGGCGCACTCCTCGGCGTCGTCGTCATCTTGTTGGTCTGGTTCGCGGTTGGTCGTGGAAACAACGCCACGTTACCTGCCATCGGCGAGGTGAACCGCCCCGCGCCGAACCTGACGCTGCCGACGCTGGATGGCGGCAGCCTGAGTCTGGCAGACCTGCGCGGGAACGTCGTGCTGGTCAATTTCTGGGGAACGTGGTGCGAGCCGTGCAAGGAAGAAACTCCGGCGTTGCAGGCGGCGTATCAGCGGTTGCAGTCCGAAGGATTGGTGATTGTCGGCATCAATCTGCGTCGGCAGGAGACCGGCGATGATGCGGTACGAGCGTTCGTGCAGCAGTACGGTGTCACGTATCCGATTGCGCTGGATGTCGATGGAGAAGCGGCGCGGTTGTTTCAGATTTCACCGATACCGGTCAGTTACTTTATCGATCCAGAGGGGACGATCCGGTATGTCCGCATTGGGACGCTTACAACCGATGACGTGGCGGCGCTGTTCGCCCAATTGCGGTAG
- a CDS encoding response regulator transcription factor — translation MQGNEQRRILIVDDEPGLRDLLRINLEHEGFSVIEAESGAQGLQMVRDQHPDLMILDVMMPEMDGWEVCRRLREFSQMPVLMLTARTQSKDIVTGLESGADDYLTKPFNMDELTARIRALLRRVPSPNRPIVAGGGEIMIDKQKREVLVRGEPVDLTPTEYDLLLLLAEHAGAVLDHETLLRGVWGHEYTKDNDYLKVYIWHLRRKIEQDPREPKLLLTEWGVGYRLAP, via the coding sequence ATGCAGGGGAATGAGCAGCGTCGGATTCTGATCGTGGATGATGAGCCTGGTCTGCGTGATCTGCTGCGTATCAACCTCGAGCATGAAGGATTCAGCGTGATTGAGGCTGAAAGCGGTGCTCAGGGATTACAGATGGTGCGTGACCAACATCCCGATCTGATGATCCTCGATGTAATGATGCCGGAAATGGACGGATGGGAGGTCTGTCGGCGGTTGCGCGAGTTCTCACAGATGCCGGTGTTGATGCTGACAGCGCGTACACAGAGCAAGGATATCGTCACCGGGCTTGAAAGCGGCGCCGATGATTACTTGACCAAGCCGTTCAATATGGACGAGTTGACGGCGCGCATTCGAGCGCTGCTGCGACGGGTGCCCTCTCCCAATCGCCCGATCGTCGCTGGCGGCGGCGAAATCATGATCGACAAGCAGAAGCGTGAGGTGCTGGTGCGTGGCGAGCCGGTCGATCTGACGCCAACCGAGTACGATCTGCTTCTCCTGCTTGCCGAACATGCCGGCGCGGTGCTCGATCACGAAACACTTCTACGCGGCGTGTGGGGGCATGAGTATACGAAGGACAACGACTATCTCAAAGTCTATATCTGGCATCTGCGCCGCAAAATTGAACAGGACCCGCGTGAACCGAAATTGCTGCTGACTGAATGGGGAGTCGGGTATCGTCTGGCGCCGTGA